In Miscanthus floridulus cultivar M001 chromosome 19, ASM1932011v1, whole genome shotgun sequence, the DNA window ACATATGCCGTATGTTTGTTCAAAGTTAAAAAGAGGTTGACTGTTGCCAAAGCTGTGAGACTATCACTGACACGTCAAGTCCATGCCACAAAAACATTTTTACGAATCAAACATCCATCATTGCTCCTGAATTTTGAGAAATACAATGGTTCAAACAAATACTCATCCGAACTTCAGGATCAAATTTGGGTGCGTAAATCGGCAGCCTGCGTTTCGGACTGATTTGGCAGGAAATTAATTACTTTGGTAACCAACATTGAACTAATTACTTTGGAATGCGCGGGCATAACAAATTTTCTTAGGCATAATAAAGCCAAACAGTGGCCTCCATCCAAATGGGGCCAAAAAAAGTTGGGCAGGGTCAAATATTGATCTGGTACATTAGGATTAGGGTAAGAATCAAACATAATAACACGTCCAACCTGTAGTCCTCACCAAACATTTTGGCTAATGCCTATTGAAAATTCTAACAATAAGAACTAGAATAATATGGAAAAATTTAGCAGCAAAACCACTCGACGGTTGAAAACATAATTCATCATTCAGTTTAACAGCAAATTCTGATATCACAGGACTAACCCCGAACAAGAAATTGCAGTAGGAATCTAATCTAACTGATGCAACAAGAGCACGACAGAAGTGTGCGCATTTAACAGAATACCAACAGACAGAAAACAAGCTTAAGCTTCAACATAGTTCCAACTTCCAGGTTGGATTGGATGatgttttcactatcttagttGACATTCATCGCACCAGAGTGGTAGTTGTCAAGGTCCTTGTCCAATTGTTCGGCTGATTTCTCTACATTACCCTTGCGCACATAGCCACGGCCACGGCCCTGTCCAAAGCTACTACGGCCACGGCCGCGTCCGCGGCTGCGCACTTGCCCTCGCCCTCTTTGAGAAAAACCACCACGCCCTTGTCTTCCTCTTTGAACAAAACCTCCACGCTTCCACCTGGACATAGCACAATGATTACAAAAGGGTAATGCAGATACTGTGAAATAGAAGAGCATATGTAGTTTGTATTTTGCACTCGACTATGAAACTTTGCAAGTTGATCTCCAGACAACCTTAACAATGAAAAGATATCCAGTAATTGCATGTGTTTTTGTTGCCAAAAAGGAAATTAAATACTTTTTTAGACATAATAAACATACAAAAATTTTACTTCAGGTTACATTGGAGTTAGTTACTAGTCACTGTTGTGCCATGTTGGTAGGTAATACCACAAGCAGAATGCCACACTTATACACCACAGATGGTGAAAAATGAAGATCAAATCTGACGCAACCATATGCGGTTTAAAAAAATTTAGGGAAAAAATCACAAGATTTGGCAACTATAAGTTGACTACTAgtttgaagggcaggcctggtgcagtggtgagagctgtttcactgagtcaccaggtcacgggttcgaagcagcctctccgcagattttgcggggggaaggctaacctcggtttttcccttccccagaccccactcatgtggaagcctccggcactgggtccgCCCCTTTTAAGTTGTTTCTGTAACATTTTTACAAGTTATAGGAGGAAAGCTATTCTATTTGTATGTGATTAGCCTAGAAAATATCTAGCCATGCGAACCTACCCAGGAAGTGAACTAGATGGGCCAGATGCACCTTGTCCAAACCCACTTCCACCAGGCCTGAAAAGAAACACATGTCAGGAATAAAATGAAGAAAGTTGCTACATGACTGATGAATCCAACAGTGAAGGCAATGCCAAAGAAGAGCCATACATCATAACAACTTCTCTCTGCCCTCTTTCGCTTGCACCAGGAACAACACTAATTCGGGGTGCGGCAGCAGCTGATAGACCCAAATCTGCTCCTATTACTTCAATCTTCATTGCCTTCCCATCAAGGCGCACATTATTATATCTCTTCAGTGCTGCAAGAGCTTCACTTCTCCTGGTGAATATCACCTCAGCCGAACCCTGTTCGACAATATCCATGAACAAACAAGAGAGTAAATTTAGTACAGATAGCACGTTTCTGTTCTGTTAAGCAATCACAATCACAATGccaatatattattattattatcgttTGACAATCTAAAGTTTACAGCTTCCAATCTGAAATATGGCATTTAGGTTTTCCAGATTTCGAATCATAGTCACAGGGATAAGGGCCGATTGGTTGGAGCCGAGTTCCATGACCCTTGTCCCCATTCAAGGACCAGGGTCGAACAGGGTCACTGTCCCACTGTATCGACGAACATGTGAGAGAAGAGAAGGGGGAGAGTAGGAGGTTGCTGTGGCCAAGATGCTGGAGCTGGAGGCAGAGGGCTATTCAACCACGAGCATCAGATAGGACCACCAGTGTGGGATATGTTTCAGCAGATAGACAACAAATTAGCAGGTCTCCAACAAAACAGATAGCACAGAAGGGAAGAGGAGGCCAGGGCAATTGAATTTGCTAGTCATGGTGTTTAAAACTGGTCAGAGGTGACCGATTTGTGACTGGCAGTGCTAGTTTGTctgagagaagaaagagaagacgAGGCCAAAGGGGGCAAGGCGGCTGTGTGTTGGCAAGAGACTATGAGGCTTAGGGTTATGATGGCAGGCTGTATGGGCCAGCACATAGCAGTCCATTTAAATATTTCTCTCTTTCCTCAAGTTTATTGGCATGCAATATCTCATCCATCAATCAAGATTAGTTGGAGTCAATTGGTCTTCAACCCTCATTTTTTAGACAGCCATGACCTACTTCTCTCAATCCCTGACGCAACCCAGATTTTTAGCGACTGTGTCAAACCTTTTTAGTTTTGGCCATCAATAGATCATATAGGTTAACATGAGGTTTATGTTACTAGATTCATCATGGATAACACTTTCACTAATTGACTTGAATATTTCAGTTTCTTCTGCAGATTTAGTGAATTTTCCATTCACAGATCCACAGCATTTGTAGCTACGTGCACAGATATTTGTTTATGGAGCTCTTATGTGAGTTATAATTCTCTTATGCTACTGGATCAATAGATCCTCGAGGTACAATATTCTGTGCTCAAATGCAAACAAGGATCATAGATATTTTTTTGGATGAAATATACTGTTCAGAAGAATGTTTTATTGGAGAGATCAAGGGTTCTTATTAGAAAGGCAGGTGTACTTCGTTCAATTGGTCTGGAAAACATAAGCAGTGGCCTTGAGTCTTTATCAAAAGCCATATCGTTACTAGTGGTGGGTTTGAATCACTTGATGCAGTTTCTAATGTATCCAGAGCCAAAGGGTGCCTAGCTGAACTGGTTAGGTGGCCtcggcggcactcctcaggtcttGAGTTCGACtctccgtgggagcgaatttcaagctggggttaaaaaaatccccttgtCTGTCCCACGGCCAAAGCACAGGTCAAAAGGCccggcccggttctcacagggCAACGGTGCCCCTATGTCAGGGTAGggcaggggttcgggggttttctcgacctATGTGAGAAGGTCTTCTCTCTTACAGCAATGCCCGGGGTGGCTTAacccccgcaggtcgagttttttctAATGTGTTCAGAAAAGAATATTTACGATTAATGTTTGTTCATCAAATCAGCAAAACATCACTTCGGATTTATCTCAAAGAAATTCAACTCCGATAAATCACAGGGATATTCTAAGCTTCAAAATATATAACTTTCTATTTGAAATAACAGATATCACTAGTCCAAGTCCCATATTGTAGACAGTGTCAATATCCTAATGCACTTAAATTTGGGGTTAGAGGGAGTAAGATATAACAGAAACAGCTGAATACTTTGTAAGTTTTGGGCAGGTAGAGGTTGAATTAAACAAACTGAGAATTACTGCTGTCCTTACTAACATTACAAATGCACATTTCAATTTGATATTCTTTCAAAATACATTACTTTTCTTCAATGCACACGAGTAGTTTTACTTTATCCATAGGTGGATGGAGGCGGAGAGGGATGCATGTCCTCACTACTGGCAATATGCCAAAAAACAGAAGGCAACATCATAAACAAATAAAAACAGCTGAAATTTAAAAGGAAAAACTTGCAGGAACTCTGGACAAAAAAGGAACCAATGGAGTAGTTTGAATGACTAGTATGGTGCACCAAACTAAATTTAAGTAGGTTATAAATACCACATATCCATCCCACCAAACTTCATtacaatcaatcaaactaatatcCAAACCCTAAACGTGCAAGTAACATTCCAGTACACATATTAAGGCAAAGGGGCTTGTGTTTGCAACACAATATGAGAAAATAACCAAGCATGAATATTTAAAACTGCAGATAAATTGTCAACATTATCATCTGTGTTTCCTATTTTCTCCACTTCAGTCAGTTAATATACAGCATCTTGCTTATTTTCTCCATTTTCCTATGTCAATATGTCAAAACTACAACGCCAATGATATGTCTAGGCGCTAGTCAGAGGCTGCCTGCCTGCCTTGTGCCTAGTATTTTTTTGAAACATGGGTCAAAATTATCATAAAACTACATATTTAAATTTGAATATAGAAGTAAAGACTCAAAGTGTCAGTTTCAAGAGCTGCATATTCAAAAATTGTATCATAGAACTACATGTTTGGTGTGTAAGGTATGGCAAAACTAAAAATTCCACCACCCAGCAAAAATCTGTTTTTATGTGATACATTTTTTTCTTGaacaacgcaggagagctgcgtgtcatttcattaagagaaaAAAGAAATACAGAGACAGGCCAGTCGGCCTACTCCCAAAATACCATATGGATTATAGACACCTCCACAAACATAAAAACATGACCAATGCCAACAATCATATAAGAGTTCAATTGTATAGGATATGTGACCTCAGGCTTATTTATATGATACATTGCACACCTGAACCTTGTGGTACTATTTCATAAATATGTAGTTTTGTAATAATTCGATGTATTAAATACAGTTTTGTGATACAACTTCTTAATTTTGTAGTTTTGCTAATTTTACACACTTTTTAATTTAATTACAAAACACTCAATTGTGTTATAGAAAACAACAACAACCAAGGTTTAGTGAGACTTACAGTTGGGTGTCTGTAACTGTCGTAATGAACAGCACAGTGCTTCAAATGACCCATTTCTGAAAAAAGCTCCTGAGGTAATATTGTGGATAGACAAAGATCAGCTTCAGGAATACCGAATATGAATCGGACTGTCAGATGTTGTATTACAAAGACGAACATCCAGCTACCTGTATATCTTCCCTTGTCACTCCATAGTGCAAGTTTGAAATGTACAGCCTTGTACCAGATTCTATCCCAGAAAGCCCAGCTGCCACCATGCTATCCTCAAAGAGATCATGTCTCCACACAAAATCCTTTGCTTTATTGAATGACTGTGATATTCCATATCATGCATGTCCATGTTGTGACGAGCAAGTATTAGCATAAAATCACAAAACTCATCAATCCATGGTACTTGATGAAGCAACTAGCATCAGCAAAATCATAAAACCCTATACCATTGC includes these proteins:
- the LOC136528317 gene encoding THO complex subunit 4D-like isoform X1, which translates into the protein MATSLDVPLDDLIKSRNGRGRGRGRGQGGRGRGDGQRLARGSWRGRGTGTFRGRGLGVPSRRPLGVNTRSSSFAIAKSFNKAKDFVWRHDLFEDSMVAAGLSGIESGTRLYISNLHYGVTREDIQELFSEMGHLKHCAVHYDSYRHPTGSAEVIFTRRSEALAALKRYNNVRLDGKAMKIEVIGADLGLSAAAAPRISVVPGASERGQREVVMMPGGSGFGQGASGPSSSLPGWKRGGFVQRGRQGRGGFSQRGRGQVRSRGRGRGRSSFGQGRGRGYVRKGNVEKSAEQLDKDLDNYHSGAMNVN
- the LOC136528317 gene encoding THO complex subunit 4D-like isoform X2; protein product: MATSLDVPLDDLIKSRNGRGRGRGRGQGGRGRGDGQRLARGSWRGRGTGTFRGRGLGVPSRRPLGVNTRSSSFAIAKSFNKAKDFVWRHDLFEDSMVAAGLSGIESGTRLYISNLHYGVTREDIQELFSEMGHLKHCAVHYDSYRHPTGSAEVIFTRRSEALAALKRYNNVRLDGKAMKIEVIGADLGLSAAAAPRISVVPGASERGQREVVMMPGGSGFGQGASGPSSSLPGNNLKGADPVPEAST